A genomic segment from Ananas comosus cultivar F153 unplaced genomic scaffold, ASM154086v1, whole genome shotgun sequence encodes:
- the LOC109703936 gene encoding uncharacterized protein LOC109703936, translating into MPAYDFPSTSVPIHPSDVPSTSDVPSTSEVQFDIPSASIPPFEIPSTSEVRRNDVVYQRRRRRRGHIEMQEGILPSAVEQGWSRLSRASPSSILMRCMSLSPCSLRWSMTYIFEDGVEDAVVDTDVDVAGDEGESIGGGWRGLDVFYYF; encoded by the exons ATGCCTGCGTATGATTTTCCATCGACATCTGTCCCAATTCATCCATCTGATGTCCCTTCGACTTCTGATGTCCCTTCGACATCGGAAGTGCAGTTTGATATTCCGTCGGCGTCCATCCCTCCATTTGAGATTCCATCTACGTCAGAg GTTCGTCGCAATGATGTTGTATATCAACGTAGGCGACGACGACGGGGTCATATTGAGATGCAGGAAGGGATACTACCATCAGCTGTTGAGCAAGGGTGGAGCAGATTGTCGAGGGCATCACCATCGAGCATATTGATGAGATGCATGTCACTGAGCCCGTGCAGCCTGAGATGGAGCATGACATACATATTCGAGGACGGAGTCGAGGACGCGGTCGTGGACACAGACGTGGACGTGGCAGGggacgagggcgagagcataggAGGGGGATGGAGGGGACTTgatgttttttattatttttga
- the LOC109703937 gene encoding serine/threonine-protein phosphatase 7 long form homolog — protein MDSRASGSDRALTTCWLFYVSRLRRVQLDQALLGALIERWRRETQTFHLRHGEMTVTLHDVAIIAGLRVDGEPVTGHVSFDLLHTCELLLGIQPDDVVAGQIRLEWLFQHFRHIPLDAPAAVVAASARAYILFQIGCSLFPNPTGYRVHLKWLPLLEDFDFCGGLAWGAATLAHLYRALGNASMKGKAECCAFGTLLQIWAWDHIHIGRPDRVGAPPDLHDCPLGCRWNMGLRFRGNVRATDIEFYRDELDQQRESQVTWMPYTEDVLIGLPAFCLEGSAIWRSRTSLICYHIVELHLPDRVLRQFGLLQHIPDPVEAIQRITSQGRSGEDWAAFHAPYIQRWADRLEHIAEQSPFVDPDPIRATSVYMQWYWGITRRWISRPVQRPPLTFLPRGNVERRLRYRSFDG, from the exons ATGGATAGTCGAGCATCCGGGAGTGATAGAGCACTTACGACATGCTGGCTTTTCTACGTCTCCCGCCTCAGACGAGTACAGTTAGATCAGGCTCTGTTAGGGGCGTTGATAGAGCGATGGAGGCGCGAGACGCAGACATTCCACCTACGTCACGGAGAGATGACGGTTACGCTACATGACGTGGCCATTATAGCTGGACTACGAGTGGATGGGGAGCCTGTTACAGGACAtgtttcatttgatttgttGCATACATGTGAGCTCCTTCTTGGGATACAGCCAGACGATGTCGTCGCCGGCCAGATCCGCTTGGAGTGGTTGTTTCAGCATTTCCGGCATATTCCTTTGGATGCTCCGGCGGCCGTGGTTGCAGCATCTGCACGAGCAtacattttatttcaaattggatGCAGTTTGTTTCCTAACCCCACTGGATATCGTGTTCACCTCAAGTGGCTACCGCTACTTGAGGATTTTGACTTCTGCGGAGGCCTAGCTTGGGGCGCAGCTACCTTGGCCCATCTCTATCGGGCATTAGGGAATGCCTCTATGAAAGGAAAGGCCGAGTGTTGTGCTTTTGGTACTCTACTACAG ataTGGGCATGGGACCATATACATATTGGACGTCCCGATCGAGTTGGAGCTCCACCGGATCTGCATGATTGTCCATTGGGTTGTCG GTGGAACATGGGATTGCGATTTCGTGGAAATGTCAGGGCGACCGATATTGAGTTTTATCGCGATGAGCTAGATCAGCAAAGAGAGTCACAA GTTACATGGATGCCCTATACGGAGGATGTTTTGATCGGTCTTCCTGCATTTTGTCTTGAGGGCTCAGCAATCTGGCGTTCGAGAACTAGTTTGATATGCTATCATATTGTCGAGCTACATTTACCTGATAGAGTTCTGCGTCAGTTTGGATTGCTGCAGCATATACCGGATCCTGTAGAAGCTATACAGAGGATCACCTCGCAGGGTAGATCAGGCGAGGACTGGGCAGCATTTCATGCTCCATATATTCAGCGTTGGGCAGATCGTCTTGAGCATATTGCGGAGCAGAGTCCTTTCGTCGATCCAGATCCGATACGAGCTACCTCTGTatacatgcagtggtattgggGGATCACACGGAGGTGGATTTCTCGTCCTGTACAGCGGCCTCCACTTACTTTTCTGCCGCGTGGGAATGTCGAGCGACGATTg CGGTATCGGTCATTTGATGGATGA